One Brevibacterium spongiae DNA segment encodes these proteins:
- the wecB gene encoding non-hydrolyzing UDP-N-acetylglucosamine 2-epimerase, which yields MTPSILTIFGTRPEAIKVAPLVRAIESSAVLRSRTLVTAQHREMLDQVNELFGIVPDIDLNIMARGQTLNGIASRVIGELDSVLDEERPDAVLVQGDTTTVMGAAIAAFNRRIPVVHLEAGLRSGDLSSPFPEEANRKLTSQISALHLAPTTRSRDNLLAEGVAPSNIVVTGNTVIDALHIAVDMNVTPADGAVAEYVAADRPKLLVTTHRRENLGSSMERIGDALATLAEARPGLTILLPAHRNPLVREAVLPRVRNFENVLVTEPLSYGEFTTVMAASDIVLTDSGGIQEEAPSLGKPVLVMRDNTERPEAVDAGSVSLVGTDTRRLVDEISILLDDANAYRAMAKAVNPYGDGLAAARSVAAIEELFGVGKRLEDFTVSEN from the coding sequence GACTCCCTCAATTCTCACTATCTTCGGTACCAGACCGGAAGCCATCAAAGTGGCACCCCTCGTTCGCGCGATCGAATCGAGTGCGGTGTTACGGTCGCGAACCCTGGTCACAGCCCAGCATCGCGAGATGCTCGACCAGGTCAACGAACTCTTCGGCATCGTTCCCGATATTGATCTCAACATCATGGCGCGAGGACAGACGCTCAACGGGATAGCCTCACGTGTGATCGGTGAACTCGACAGTGTTCTTGACGAAGAGCGGCCAGACGCGGTCCTTGTTCAGGGTGACACCACTACAGTGATGGGGGCTGCGATCGCTGCTTTCAACAGGAGGATTCCTGTGGTCCATCTTGAAGCCGGGCTTCGATCAGGGGACCTCTCCAGTCCTTTTCCTGAGGAAGCCAACCGGAAACTGACCAGCCAGATCTCAGCGCTTCACCTTGCACCGACGACTCGATCCCGTGACAACCTGCTGGCTGAGGGGGTAGCCCCGTCCAATATCGTGGTGACAGGGAATACCGTCATCGATGCCCTTCACATCGCTGTCGATATGAACGTCACTCCAGCTGATGGTGCTGTTGCTGAATATGTCGCAGCCGATCGACCGAAGCTGTTGGTGACGACGCATCGCCGCGAAAACCTCGGATCTTCGATGGAGCGTATCGGAGATGCCTTGGCAACGCTCGCCGAAGCTCGACCCGGACTGACCATCCTTCTTCCAGCCCACCGCAATCCTCTCGTTCGTGAGGCTGTGTTGCCTCGTGTCAGGAATTTCGAAAATGTGCTAGTCACGGAGCCGCTTTCGTACGGCGAGTTCACTACGGTGATGGCAGCTTCGGACATTGTTCTCACCGACTCCGGAGGTATCCAAGAAGAGGCACCGAGCCTCGGCAAACCTGTGCTCGTCATGAGGGACAACACTGAACGCCCCGAGGCGGTCGACGCCGGATCGGTTTCGCTCGTCGGTACAGATACGAGACGACTCGTCGACGAAATCTCGATCCTTCTCGACGACGCAAATGCATATCGGGCCATGGCCAAAGCCGTCAATCCATACGGCGATGGGCTGGCCGCCGCGAGGTCAGTTGCCGCTATAGAGGAGCTGTTCGGGGTTGGGAAACGTCTCGAGGACTTTACAGTCTCCGAGAACTGA
- a CDS encoding nucleotide sugar dehydrogenase translates to MNIVIAGTGYVGLSNAVVLAQHHHVTAVDLSEEKVDLISRGVSPIIDPEISDFLANKKLDLTATTSGDEAYASADVVIIATPTNYDEDSNFFDTTTVESVLDQVLAVNDGALIVIKSTVPVGFTQRLRSERPNERIVFSPEFLREGKALYDNLHPSRIVVGDTGPDGQLFAELLVEGALDEDVPVLLTDATEAEAIKLFANTFLAIRVAYFNELDTYAATHGLDTTQIIEGVGLDPRIGNHYNNPSFGYGGYCLPKDTKQLLANYQEVPQNLIQAVVSSNTTRKDFVASDVLSLHPSVVGVYRLVMKAGSDNFRESAIQGIMKRIKAKGIEVIVYEPELEEVEFFHSEVVRDLDEFKRRSDVILTNRKASALSDVAEKIYTRDIYERD, encoded by the coding sequence ATGAATATCGTCATCGCTGGTACCGGGTACGTCGGACTGTCGAATGCAGTTGTGCTCGCACAGCACCATCACGTTACGGCTGTCGATCTATCCGAAGAGAAGGTCGATCTCATCAGCCGCGGAGTCTCGCCGATCATCGACCCGGAGATCTCCGATTTCCTCGCGAACAAGAAACTCGACCTCACTGCGACCACTTCTGGCGACGAAGCCTATGCATCCGCAGACGTCGTCATCATCGCAACCCCTACCAACTACGACGAAGACTCAAACTTTTTCGACACGACGACTGTCGAATCAGTGCTCGACCAAGTACTTGCAGTGAACGACGGTGCACTGATCGTCATCAAGTCCACCGTCCCTGTGGGTTTCACACAGCGTCTCCGCAGCGAGCGTCCAAACGAACGAATCGTGTTCTCTCCTGAATTCTTGCGTGAGGGCAAAGCGCTCTACGACAACCTGCACCCCTCACGAATCGTGGTGGGTGATACTGGACCCGACGGTCAGCTGTTCGCTGAACTGCTTGTGGAGGGTGCGCTCGACGAAGATGTGCCGGTCCTCCTCACCGATGCGACCGAAGCCGAGGCCATCAAACTGTTCGCGAACACCTTCCTCGCAATCCGCGTCGCCTACTTCAACGAACTCGATACTTATGCCGCAACGCATGGGCTGGACACCACTCAGATCATTGAAGGCGTCGGTCTCGACCCGCGGATCGGCAATCACTACAACAATCCGTCGTTCGGGTACGGAGGCTATTGCCTGCCGAAAGATACCAAACAACTGCTCGCCAACTATCAGGAAGTCCCGCAGAACCTCATCCAAGCGGTCGTATCATCAAACACGACTCGAAAGGACTTCGTCGCCTCGGACGTCCTCTCACTTCATCCTTCTGTGGTCGGGGTCTACCGACTCGTCATGAAGGCCGGATCTGACAATTTCCGGGAATCTGCGATCCAGGGAATCATGAAGCGCATCAAGGCCAAAGGAATCGAGGTCATCGTCTACGAGCCCGAGCTCGAGGAAGTGGAATTCTTCCATTCGGAAGTTGTCCGCGACCTCGATGAGTTCAAGAGACGGTCAGATGTCATTCTCACCAACCGCAAGGCTTCAGCGCTTTCCGATGTCGCAGAGAAGATCTATACGCGCGATATCTACGAACGAGACTGA
- a CDS encoding glycosyltransferase, with translation MGKRFKSALVGAGVATGLLAVAGPITVLASAPDTRSSALAVWAAVFGTWILAVLCAVVVYLDRRTTRTLLTLRRELAAKNNQDVIAEVRDNRVKQSRHEFKQELLLDRIDASATTLLGDVDSLRAAEVVPELTPTPWHGGEPDGPRVLFVTSNGSGMGHLSRCLAVASEAERAGCRTAVLTLSTAYGVVREWGYPVMYHPSSTASPWTLSTWNRSFARFLHRRLSTDRPDVIVFDGTAVYRGVTQVSRRLEIPLVWLRRGMWKDDVTRVQYDRPFDVADFVIVPGEVTGEAPHDQSEVSYVGPVSQASQLEILDSEAAKSALGLDTAKQYALIQVGSAQLDSRSAVTASIESLNSLSTELTPVVLVSPVANHEPDIPGAVVVHGRYPLAPYLKAFEFAVCSAGYNSVHENLAVGLPAVYVPNTEAVTDNQTARAELVADSGLGLVARSVAELNIEMRNIVSADTRTALIEALACRRVADGSSTAITKLLQIIDETRIESLHPGGANGDAIGL, from the coding sequence GTGGGGAAACGGTTCAAATCTGCGCTAGTGGGTGCGGGAGTCGCAACGGGATTGCTGGCCGTAGCGGGACCAATTACGGTTCTCGCCTCCGCGCCGGACACCCGATCATCAGCCCTGGCTGTGTGGGCAGCTGTTTTCGGCACCTGGATTCTTGCAGTACTGTGCGCGGTCGTAGTGTACTTGGACCGGAGAACGACTCGAACGCTGTTGACTCTCCGCCGGGAGCTCGCGGCGAAGAACAATCAGGACGTCATCGCTGAGGTCCGCGACAACCGCGTCAAGCAGTCACGACACGAGTTCAAGCAGGAACTACTGCTCGACCGTATCGATGCAAGCGCTACTACTCTGCTCGGGGATGTTGATTCACTTCGTGCTGCCGAGGTGGTACCGGAGCTGACTCCGACACCATGGCACGGTGGCGAACCTGACGGACCGAGAGTTCTCTTTGTCACGAGCAATGGGTCGGGAATGGGCCATCTCTCTCGGTGTCTAGCTGTCGCCTCGGAAGCTGAACGTGCCGGGTGCCGTACCGCAGTTCTCACTTTGTCGACGGCGTACGGAGTCGTGCGTGAGTGGGGGTATCCGGTCATGTACCACCCAAGTTCGACTGCCTCTCCGTGGACCCTTTCGACATGGAACCGATCGTTCGCCCGCTTTCTCCATCGGCGCCTCAGCACTGATCGTCCCGATGTCATTGTCTTCGATGGCACCGCTGTTTATCGGGGTGTCACTCAGGTGAGCCGTCGGCTGGAAATTCCTCTGGTCTGGTTGCGTCGTGGAATGTGGAAAGATGACGTCACCAGGGTTCAATATGACCGGCCGTTCGACGTAGCTGACTTTGTCATCGTTCCCGGCGAGGTGACTGGGGAAGCTCCTCATGATCAGAGCGAGGTTTCCTATGTTGGACCAGTATCTCAAGCGAGCCAGTTGGAGATTCTGGATAGCGAGGCTGCAAAAAGTGCACTCGGTCTCGACACAGCTAAGCAGTACGCACTCATCCAAGTTGGCAGTGCACAGCTGGATAGTCGTTCTGCTGTGACAGCGAGCATCGAAAGTCTGAACTCGTTAAGTACCGAACTGACCCCGGTTGTACTGGTTTCGCCAGTGGCTAACCACGAACCTGACATCCCAGGGGCAGTGGTTGTCCACGGTAGGTACCCGCTGGCCCCGTACTTGAAAGCGTTCGAATTTGCGGTGTGTTCTGCCGGATACAACTCAGTGCACGAGAATCTTGCTGTGGGACTGCCCGCGGTCTACGTCCCGAATACTGAAGCTGTGACCGACAATCAGACCGCAAGGGCCGAGCTCGTCGCAGACTCGGGATTGGGACTCGTAGCGCGCTCTGTAGCAGAGCTGAACATCGAGATGCGCAACATAGTGTCCGCCGACACGAGGACCGCACTCATTGAGGCACTTGCCTGCAGACGAGTCGCCGATGGAAGCAGCACTGCGATCACGAAGTTGTTGCAGATAATTGACGAGACCCGAATCGAGAGTCTGCACCCGGGCGGAGCGAACGGTGATGCTATTGGTCTCTGA
- a CDS encoding glycosyltransferase, protein MTTTIDSASRNHQPSVSIVMAVHNDTEFVRRAIDSALSQTEANIEVICVDDASTDDTVTVVHNMTSDPRLKLIGLEANCSAYQARRVGIAAASAPYVLFLDGDDELAPNAAEVTLAKARDSSADVVGFGVEMVMPAGQGTPRFERSLQPKHAELVGEQIVPALFPPGQPAQGHLWKYLFDRELLRDAYRQADESFQFYRANDIPVSFLALSAARRYVSTSNRLYRYFFRRGTSGQSIDTLDQFKFYLSAVDSMESIDGQVPIHAHASYQSARRSLISNLVRDCLERTSGDLQAQCFDLLLDRVGALDIVLASADFCREALPMLVKRLGHLEVPRVHLARSVVVTTSHLKTGGLQGVVASQSHILAGEGIDVTVALHQNQDIDHPITPDARNAAVVGSSWAEKIQCFLDICTGVKADAVFDHHLLYNEYWPFYALAARTVGIGTIGWVHNFALRAMFNGSTRTSFIAANLSTLEDVVVLSPTDVAFWSMNGVDNAVYLPNPPSPILIEQGTVSQPKKLESAPIELVWWGRLQQSTKQVAELLKVAAHLRDHGTEFHMSIIGPDGPDLTRTALIREVQHNELEESVAVLGPLHGEELASALRHADLSLMTSSIEGFPLTLVEGQALGLPVVMYDIPWLAYLEGNDGIRTVPQKDANQMALAIAAFAEDPQSYQAASAAALDSARRVLDLDFGSLYRQLVEKQLDTNRRPSPTPEASQLLLRLSVEYSERTARALAKSRAEATSLKNKLAAAPFTPTSSNVTVPGIENFQQYRKNRSSLLRKFIAKVLPSTWKQANFIAERNAKWNHTALKSIARQQQEIVRSLNGLQQATKESAVRTAAMERYLRSNRDELRDQ, encoded by the coding sequence ATGACTACCACCATAGATTCCGCGTCGAGAAATCATCAGCCTTCGGTCTCCATCGTCATGGCAGTTCACAATGACACAGAGTTTGTCCGCAGAGCGATCGACAGTGCACTGTCACAGACAGAAGCGAACATCGAAGTCATCTGCGTTGATGACGCGTCGACAGATGACACCGTTACAGTCGTTCACAATATGACCAGCGACCCTCGGCTCAAACTCATCGGGTTGGAGGCCAATTGTTCCGCCTACCAAGCTCGACGTGTAGGCATTGCTGCTGCGAGTGCACCCTATGTTCTGTTCCTCGACGGCGATGACGAACTGGCCCCCAACGCTGCGGAAGTCACGTTAGCCAAAGCTCGAGATTCATCGGCGGATGTCGTCGGATTCGGCGTAGAGATGGTCATGCCCGCAGGCCAAGGAACACCTCGCTTCGAACGCTCCCTTCAGCCCAAACACGCTGAGCTCGTCGGCGAGCAGATTGTCCCCGCGCTATTTCCACCCGGTCAACCCGCACAGGGTCACCTGTGGAAGTACCTGTTCGACCGAGAACTCCTCCGCGACGCATATAGGCAAGCCGACGAGTCATTTCAGTTCTATCGAGCAAATGACATTCCAGTTTCGTTCCTCGCTCTGTCAGCTGCACGCAGATATGTGTCGACTTCGAATCGTCTGTACCGCTATTTCTTCCGTCGAGGCACGAGCGGGCAATCGATCGATACTCTCGACCAGTTCAAGTTCTACCTGAGCGCAGTCGATTCGATGGAGTCGATCGATGGCCAGGTCCCCATTCATGCCCACGCGTCATATCAATCGGCTCGACGATCACTCATCAGTAATCTGGTCCGCGATTGTTTGGAGCGAACTTCGGGAGACTTGCAAGCTCAATGCTTCGATCTCCTGCTAGATCGTGTAGGAGCGCTGGATATCGTTCTGGCATCGGCTGACTTCTGCAGAGAAGCACTTCCGATGCTCGTGAAGCGACTCGGTCATCTCGAGGTCCCACGGGTCCACCTCGCACGAAGCGTTGTCGTGACAACATCGCACCTAAAGACAGGTGGCCTCCAAGGAGTTGTCGCCTCCCAGTCGCACATCCTGGCGGGCGAAGGCATCGACGTGACCGTCGCTCTTCACCAGAATCAAGACATCGACCATCCGATCACGCCCGACGCCAGAAATGCGGCCGTCGTCGGCAGCAGTTGGGCCGAAAAGATCCAGTGCTTCCTCGATATCTGTACTGGGGTCAAAGCAGATGCTGTATTCGACCACCATCTCCTCTACAACGAGTACTGGCCGTTCTACGCTCTTGCAGCAAGAACGGTAGGGATCGGGACGATCGGTTGGGTGCACAACTTCGCCCTTCGGGCGATGTTCAACGGCTCGACCAGGACGTCATTCATTGCTGCCAATCTCTCTACCTTGGAAGACGTCGTAGTGCTGTCTCCGACGGATGTAGCCTTTTGGAGCATGAATGGTGTCGACAACGCCGTCTACCTCCCGAATCCGCCATCGCCCATTCTCATCGAGCAGGGAACGGTCTCACAGCCCAAGAAGCTCGAATCTGCCCCCATCGAACTCGTGTGGTGGGGTCGCCTCCAGCAATCAACAAAACAAGTAGCTGAATTGTTGAAGGTTGCCGCGCACCTCAGGGACCATGGAACCGAATTCCATATGTCCATCATCGGGCCAGACGGTCCCGATCTGACGCGAACCGCTCTGATCAGGGAAGTACAGCACAATGAACTCGAGGAATCTGTTGCCGTCCTCGGCCCCTTACATGGGGAGGAGCTGGCCTCGGCACTTCGGCACGCCGACTTGAGTCTCATGACCAGCTCCATCGAGGGATTCCCCTTGACTCTGGTCGAAGGGCAGGCATTGGGGCTACCTGTTGTCATGTATGACATCCCGTGGCTGGCTTATCTCGAAGGAAACGACGGAATCAGAACTGTTCCGCAGAAAGACGCCAATCAGATGGCGCTCGCGATCGCCGCCTTCGCGGAGGACCCACAGTCCTATCAGGCCGCATCTGCTGCTGCGCTCGACTCGGCACGTCGAGTTCTCGACCTGGATTTTGGATCACTCTATCGCCAACTCGTCGAGAAGCAGCTGGATACAAACCGCCGTCCGTCACCCACTCCGGAAGCTTCCCAATTGCTACTTCGACTTAGCGTTGAGTACTCCGAACGGACGGCACGTGCTCTGGCTAAATCTCGAGCCGAAGCCACGTCCTTGAAAAACAAGCTCGCCGCCGCACCGTTCACGCCGACTAGTTCGAATGTCACTGTGCCTGGCATCGAGAACTTTCAACAGTACCGAAAGAATCGCAGTTCACTGTTGCGGAAGTTCATTGCAAAGGTTCTGCCGAGCACCTGGAAGCAAGCGAATTTCATCGCCGAACGCAATGCCAAATGGAACCATACGGCTCTCAAATCGATCGCGCGACAACAACAGGAAATTGTGCGTTCGCTCAACGGGTTGCAGCAGGCGACGAAAGAATCTGCCGTAAGAACGGCAGCAATGGAGAGGTATCTACGTTCCAACCGGGACGAACTCAGAGACCAATAG
- the glf gene encoding UDP-galactopyranose mutase, whose translation MFSMSDLLVVGSGFFGLTIAERAAHAGRKVTVIERRSHIGGNAYSEIEPTTGIEVHRYGAHLFHTSNEAVWDYVNRFTTFTNYTHRVYSTHAGRVFALPVNLHTINQFFDAAYTPDEARALIREQAGEYNVASARNFYEKGIALVGRPLFEAFFAHYTAKQWQTSPEKLPGDIVSRLPVRYNYDNRYFNDTYEGLPTDGYTAWIERMADHPNIEVRLNTDFFDSTQPWNKESAVGQVPVVYTGPVDRYFDYSEGALSWRTLDFEQEILPVRDFQGTPVMNYPDADVPYTRIHEFKHFHPERATAHSADQTVIMREFSRFADRDDEPYYPVNTSDDRAALLSYRQRAVAEPKVYFGGRLGTYKYLDMHMAIGSALTLWRNELVDSL comes from the coding sequence ATGTTCAGCATGTCTGATCTTCTTGTAGTTGGTTCTGGTTTCTTCGGTCTCACTATTGCCGAGCGGGCAGCTCATGCCGGCAGAAAAGTGACTGTCATTGAGCGTCGTTCCCACATCGGAGGCAACGCGTACAGTGAGATCGAACCGACGACAGGGATCGAGGTACATCGATATGGAGCCCATCTCTTCCACACGTCAAATGAAGCGGTGTGGGATTACGTCAATAGATTTACCACATTTACAAACTACACCCACAGGGTCTACTCCACGCATGCAGGTCGAGTCTTTGCGCTACCGGTGAATCTCCACACGATTAATCAATTCTTCGATGCCGCGTACACCCCTGATGAGGCGCGAGCACTCATCAGGGAGCAAGCAGGCGAGTACAATGTCGCTTCCGCACGGAACTTCTATGAAAAGGGCATTGCGCTAGTTGGGCGTCCACTGTTCGAAGCGTTCTTCGCGCACTACACAGCGAAGCAATGGCAGACGTCGCCGGAGAAGCTCCCCGGAGACATCGTTTCGCGACTCCCTGTTAGGTACAACTACGACAACCGATACTTCAACGACACATATGAAGGGCTGCCGACTGACGGCTACACTGCTTGGATCGAGCGCATGGCCGACCATCCGAATATTGAGGTTCGTTTGAATACCGACTTCTTCGACTCGACGCAGCCATGGAACAAGGAATCCGCAGTCGGGCAGGTCCCGGTGGTTTACACCGGGCCGGTGGACCGATACTTCGACTACAGCGAAGGAGCGCTGAGCTGGCGGACTTTGGATTTCGAGCAGGAGATTTTGCCCGTTCGCGACTTCCAAGGAACGCCCGTGATGAACTATCCGGATGCAGATGTGCCTTACACCAGAATCCACGAGTTCAAACATTTCCACCCGGAGCGTGCGACGGCACATTCGGCCGATCAAACCGTCATCATGAGAGAGTTCTCGCGTTTCGCTGATAGGGATGATGAACCGTACTATCCGGTGAATACTTCCGACGACAGGGCTGCCCTGCTTTCGTATCGTCAGCGTGCCGTTGCTGAACCTAAGGTGTATTTCGGGGGCAGGCTCGGTACTTACAAGTACTTGGACATGCACATGGCCATCGGTTCGGCGCTGACGTTGTGGCGGAATGAATTGGTCGACAGCCTCTGA